A single region of the Dendropsophus ebraccatus isolate aDenEbr1 unplaced genomic scaffold, aDenEbr1.pat pat_scaffold_1453_ctg1, whole genome shotgun sequence genome encodes:
- the LOC138775276 gene encoding thioredoxin domain-containing protein 2-like, translating into MAFNMWRDYLGLNAIARGAREANQVAEDASSQEETPDPGTVPPSQQDTVPPSQQDPVPPSQQDPVPPSQQDIMPPSQQEPVPLSQDTVPLTQQDTVSPSQQNIVPPSQQDTVPPSKHDIVPPSQQDTVSPSQQDMPPSQQDTVPPSQQDTVPPSQQDMPPSQQDTVPPSQQDTVPPSQQDMPPSQQDTVPPSQQYMPPSQQAVSLSQQDTVPPSQQDTVPPSQQDTVPPSQQDTVPLSQQGTVPAIQQDMPPSQQDIMPPSQKAVPPSQQDTVPQSQQAVPPSQQDTVPLSQQDTVPLSQQDTVPLSQQDIVPLCQQDSVPSCQQDTLPPSQQHTVPPSQQDSQRKVEKRCPEALVPQRCHRDFSPCSFCKHNGEAPGIYSAHSLKDNTGKVVCPILSSYTCPQCGATGERAHTRRFCPLTKDTYTSVYHTTSKNHDGKKGK; encoded by the coding sequence atggcattcaaCATGTGGAGAGACTACCTGGGCCTCAATGCCATCGCCAGAGGAGCCAGGGAAGCCAACCAGGTGGCAGAAGatgccagcagccaagaggagaCACCAGATCCTGGCACTGTGCCACCAAGCCAGCAAGATACTGTGCCACCAAGCCAGCAAGATCCTGTGCCACCAAGCCAGCAAGATCCTGTGCCACCCAGCCAGCAAGATATTATGCCACCAAGCCAGCAAGAACCTGTGCCACTAAGCCAAGACACTGTGCCACTCACCCAGCAAGACACTGTGTCACCCAGCCAGCAAAATATTGTGCCACCAAGCCAGCAAGATACTGTGCCACCCAGCAAGCACGATATTGTGCCACCGAGCCAGCAAGACACTGTGTCACCCAGCCAGCAAGATATGCCACCAAGCCAGCAAGATACTGTGCCACCAAGCCAGCAAGATACTGTGCCACCCAGCCAGCAAGATATGCCACCAAGCCAGCAAGATACTGTGCCACCAAGCCAGCAGGATACTGTGCCACCCAGCCAGCAAGATATGCCACCAAGCCAGCAAGATACTGTGCCACCCAGCCAGCAATATATGCCACCAAGCCAGCAAGCTGTGTCTCTGAGCCAGCAAGATACTGTGCCACCAAGCCAGCAAGATACTGTGCCACCAAGCCAGCAAGATACTGTGCCACCAAGCCAGCAAGATACTGTGCCACTAAGCCAGCAAGGTACTGTGCCAGCCATCCAGCAAGATATGCCACCAAGCCAGCAAGATATTATGCCACCAAGCCAGAAAGCTGTGCCACCCAGCCAGCAAGATACTGTGCCACAGAGCCAGCAAGCTGTGCCACCCAGCCAGCAAGATACTGTGCCACTCAGCCAGCAAGATACTGTGCCACTCAGCCAGCAAGATACTGTGCCACTCAGCCAGCAAGATATTGTGCCACTGTGCCAGCAAGATAGTGTGCCATCCTGCCAGCAAGATACTTTGCCACCAAGCCAACAACATACTGTGCCACCAAGTCAGCAAGATTCCCAAAGGAAAGTCGAGAAGAGATGCCCTGAGGCTCTGGTGCCCCAACGCTGCCACCGTGACTTCTCACCATGCTCCTTCTGCAAGCACAATGGGGAGGCCCCTGGCATCTACAGTGCCCACAGCTTGAAGGACAATACTGGCAAAGTAGTGTGCCCTATCCTGAGCAGCTACACCTGCCCCCAGTGTGGGGCCACTGGGGAAAGGGCCCATACCCGGAGATTCTGCCCCCTTACCAAGGACACTTACACCTCTGTGTACCATACCACCAGCAAGAACCATGACGGCAAGAAGGGCAAGTAG